A genomic region of Nerophis lumbriciformis linkage group LG28, RoL_Nlum_v2.1, whole genome shotgun sequence contains the following coding sequences:
- the LOC133570752 gene encoding protein LSM14 homolog B-like isoform X1 has protein sequence MSARGGTPYIGSKISLISKAQIRYEGILSSVDTERSTVALAKVKSYGTEDRHTDSPVPPKDEVYEFIIFRGSDIKDITVSEPTKPHHGLPRDPAIVQSSVGSSSGGYPPRWSPYREMMPTYNQLAANSLLNQQYNAALGLGPGFHGIPPRRAPMVEQAVQTVPLAGNAARKGKSSTQPQVRQTVRPDQRSGSQVQKENVPTSPRPPAGKTQSQRADNPKQRGKQGSRRSRNRNRGQLLVNSKSTTLKFESDFDFESANAQFKDDLTKEIVVEKVDSGEAPEIQCTQEEETLGVKYYNKSKGFFDNISSDIKPRRTSWAEEKKLNMETFGVPGRFLRSRGFRGRGHRGQSTAEQRTLPIIGGGRE, from the exons ATGAGTGCCAGAGGTGGAACGCCttacattggcagcaaaataAGTTTGATATCGAAGGCACAGATTCGGTATGAAGGCATATTGTCCTCGGTGGACACAGAACGGTCCACGGTCGCCTTAGCCAAAG TGAAGTCCTATGGGACAGAGGACCGGCACACCGACAGCCCGGTGCCACCCAAAGATGAAGTGTATGAGTTTATAATATTCCGAGGAAGCGACATAAAGGACATCACTGTGTCTGAACCAACAAAGCCGCATCATGGCCTCCCTCGAGATCCTGCTATTGTACAG tccTCTGTCGGCAGCTCCTCAGGTGGATATCCCCCACGCTGGAGCCCATACAGAGAGATGATGCCTACTTACAACCAGCTGGCTGCCAACTCTCTGCTGAACCAGCAGTACAATGCAGCTTTGGGTCTAG GTCCAGGATTTCACGGCATCCCCCCCAGAAGAGCTCCCATGGTAGAACAAGCTGTTCAAACCGTGCCTTTGGCGGGCAACGCTGCGAGAAAAGGGAAATCCTCAACCCAGCCGCAGGTCAGACAGACCGTTAGACCGGACCAGCGGTCTGGCTCACAAGTTCAGAAAGAAAATGTACCCACTT CTCCCCGGCCGCCTGCAGGCAAGACACAAAGCCAACGCGCTGATAAtccgaaacaaagaggaaaacaaG GAAGTCGCAGGTCCAGGAACCGGAACAGAGGTCAGCTTCTTGTGAACTCCAAGTCTACAACTTTGAAATTTGAATCAGATTTTGATTTTGAAAGTGCAAACGCTCAGTTTAAAGACGACCTCACAAAGGAGATTGTAG TTGAGAAGGTGGACTCTGGGGAGGCCCCTGAGATTCAGTGTACGCAGGAGGAAGAGACACTCGGGGTTAAGTACTACAACAAGAGCAAGGGCTTCTTTGACAACATCTCATCTGACATAAAGCCCAG AAGGACCTCATGGGCAGAGGAGAAGAAATTAAACATGGAGACGTTTGGAGTACCAGGCCGCTTCCTGAGAAGCCGAGGATTCCGGGGGCGGGGCCACAGAGGGCAGAGCACTGCTGAGCAGCGAACCCTCCCAATAATTGGCGGTGGGAGAGAGTAA
- the LOC133570752 gene encoding protein LSM14 homolog B-like isoform X2 has protein sequence MSARGGTPYIGSKISLISKAQIRYEGILSSVDTERSTVALAKVKSYGTEDRHTDSPVPPKDEVYEFIIFRGSDIKDITVSEPTKPHHGLPRDPAIVQSSVGSSSGGYPPRWSPYREMMPTYNQLAANSLLNQQYNAALGLGPGFHGIPPRRAPMVEQAVQTVPLAGNAARKGKSSTQPQVRQTVRPDQRSGSQVQKENVPTSPRPPAGKTQSQRADNPKQRGKQGSRRSRNRNRGQLLVNSKSTTLKFESDFDFESANAQFKDDLTKEILRRWTLGRPLRFSVRRRKRHSGLSTTTRARASLTTSHLT, from the exons ATGAGTGCCAGAGGTGGAACGCCttacattggcagcaaaataAGTTTGATATCGAAGGCACAGATTCGGTATGAAGGCATATTGTCCTCGGTGGACACAGAACGGTCCACGGTCGCCTTAGCCAAAG TGAAGTCCTATGGGACAGAGGACCGGCACACCGACAGCCCGGTGCCACCCAAAGATGAAGTGTATGAGTTTATAATATTCCGAGGAAGCGACATAAAGGACATCACTGTGTCTGAACCAACAAAGCCGCATCATGGCCTCCCTCGAGATCCTGCTATTGTACAG tccTCTGTCGGCAGCTCCTCAGGTGGATATCCCCCACGCTGGAGCCCATACAGAGAGATGATGCCTACTTACAACCAGCTGGCTGCCAACTCTCTGCTGAACCAGCAGTACAATGCAGCTTTGGGTCTAG GTCCAGGATTTCACGGCATCCCCCCCAGAAGAGCTCCCATGGTAGAACAAGCTGTTCAAACCGTGCCTTTGGCGGGCAACGCTGCGAGAAAAGGGAAATCCTCAACCCAGCCGCAGGTCAGACAGACCGTTAGACCGGACCAGCGGTCTGGCTCACAAGTTCAGAAAGAAAATGTACCCACTT CTCCCCGGCCGCCTGCAGGCAAGACACAAAGCCAACGCGCTGATAAtccgaaacaaagaggaaaacaaG GAAGTCGCAGGTCCAGGAACCGGAACAGAGGTCAGCTTCTTGTGAACTCCAAGTCTACAACTTTGAAATTTGAATCAGATTTTGATTTTGAAAGTGCAAACGCTCAGTTTAAAGACGACCTCACAAAGGAGATT TTGAGAAGGTGGACTCTGGGGAGGCCCCTGAGATTCAGTGTACGCAGGAGGAAGAGACACTCGGGGTTAAGTACTACAACAAGAGCAAGGGCTTCTTTGACAACATCTCATCTGACATAA